DNA sequence from the Myxococcus guangdongensis genome:
GCAGGGCCCGCCCCGCGTCCAGCGTCGACGGCAGGTCCACCCACCGCACGTCCGTCGTCCTCAGCCCCGCCCGCGCCAGCACCCACAGCGCGAAGTAGTGCGTGGAGCTGAACGGATAGACGCCCACGCGCTTGCCTCGCAGGCCCGCCAGGTCCGTGACGCCCACCGCCGCGAGCGCCTCCTGTCCCCGGCTGCGCCCCACCAACAGCAACGTGCGCGGCGCGGCGTCCCGCAGCCCCGGCGCCCACGACGCCAGCCGGTCCACCGACAGGAAGCCCATGTCCACGCCGCCGTTCTCCGCGCCGATGGCCAGGGCCTGCCGCAGCTCCTCCTCCCGGGCGAAGAGCACCGCGCGCGCGTCCAGCGCATAGGCCGTCTTCAGCACGCCCTGCGCCGCGCCTGGAGGCGCCGCCGGGTTGTCCAGGCTCGTCGCGCCACCGGCCGCCACCAGCAGGCTCGCCGCGGAGCCGCGCGCCGTGAAGCCGATGAGCACGGGCCGCAGCGGCACCGAGGCCACGTCCGCCACCGGGGCCGACACGCCCGCCGGGAAGTCACCGGGTGACAGCCGCACGGCCTCTCGCACCGAGGGGAAGAAGCGGGCCTGGAGGGTGTCCAGATATCCCATGCGGGACGCGACCACCCAGGCCGCGCCCAGCACACACAGGAACAAGAAGAGGAAGAGACCTGGTCCGCGGTGGAGCTTCATCCGTCAGTGTCCGGGGCTCTTCCCTTCTCCATGCGCCGACACGCTACTCGACGCCGACCTTCTTGCCGATGGTCTTCCCCGTCTGCCCGCTCACGTCGGACACCGGGGCGGGGCTGTCCATCATCCCCATCTCCATCTTGAACTGCTTCACCAGCTCGTTGGCCTGGATCTTCTCGGCCTCTTCTTCAATCTGCGCGGACTGGTGGTCCACCGACTCGAGCGCCATCTGCATGCGCGCCTCGTTCACGGCGGTGCGCTCCTCCACCTTGCGCAGCATCTCGTCGTGCGTCGAGTCGATGCCGGCGACGGTGAAGGACTCCATCGTGTCGGCCACCTTGGCCTGCCACTTGGCGCGACGCGCGTCCCGGATGGCCGTCATGGCCTCCGCCGTCTTCTTGTCCTTCTCCCGCATGAACGCCTTCTTGACGTTCAGCGCCTTCTCGTACGCCAGCTTCGCCGTGGCCAGCTGCGCCTCGTTGCGCTCCAGCGCTTCCTTCTCCACCTGGAGCTTCGTCGCGTACTGCGCCGCCAGGTCGTCACGACCCGCCTGGATGGCGGCCTTCACCTTGGCCGTCAGCCCGCGCACGTCGTCCTTGTACTTGGCGTTCTCCTTCTCGAGCAGCGTCACGTTCGCCCGAACCATGGCGATGGACTCGTTCATCTTCGGGACCTGGTCGTTCAGGTCACGGATGTTCTGCTCGAGGATGAGCTCCGGATCCTCGATGGAGGAGACGAAGAAGCCCGCGAAGCTGCGCAACGCCCTCTTGAGTCTGTCCCACATATCGCTGGTCTACCTCCGTCCAGACCTACTTGCAGCCACCTTACACGAACTCCGGGGCGTGCAAGCAGCCGCAACCACCCCTCTGATCAGTGCTACGCGGACTCACCTAAGCCGATTGCCGACCACCCACAAGTCCACCCGCGCTTTCCCGCTCGCAAGCCCCACATGAGGGCCCTCGAGCCGCCACCCGGTGGGCTCCCCGGTTGGGGACTTGCTCCAGGGGCGCGAAGCGGGGAAAACCTCTCCCCGCGTGGACATCGCCCCGGGTTGGACCCACTCCTCCTACGATGAATCCCTGGCGAGGGCGGTGGATGCCCAGCGCCGGAGTGTCCTGGGCACGGGAGCGGCGGTGCGGCTGGTGGGCGCGTCGCTCTTCCTCGTCGTCACCACGACGCTCTGGCTGACGGGCGGCGAGGACTGGACGCCCTACCCGCTGCTGCTCGCGCCCTACGTGGGCGTGGCCGCCGTCCTCTTCTTCGTGAGGCACCGCCCGGAGGCCAGCTGGCTGGGGGTGCTGCAGGCCCCCGTGGACGTCGTGCTGGTGTACGGCCTCCAACACCTGGCGCTGCCCATCTCCCCGTTCCCCGCGGGCGTGGCGGGGTTCAGCCTGGGCCTCTTCGCGCTGGTGGTGACGCTCAGCGGCCTCACCCTGCGCCCCACCGTCGTCTACGGCACCGCCGCGCTGTCGTCCGTGGCCCAGGCCGCGCTGATGCGCGAGGCGGGCGTGGGCTGGGGCGCGGTGCTCATCGCCGTCGTCACGCTGATGATGGTGGCCGCGGTGAAGCACTACGGCACCGGGCGGCTGCGCGTGCTCGCCGGAGCCCTCACCCGCGTGGAGGTGGACCGCGCCCTGGAGGCCCGCCGCTTCCAGGAGGTGGAGGAGGCGCGGACCCTCATCGCCCGGCTGCTCGACGAGGAGCACGAGAAGAACGACGAGCTGCGCGCGCTCCAGCGCGACAAGGAGCTGCTCACCCAGTTCCTCGTCCACGACTTGCGCTCGCCGCTGTCGGCCCTGACGATGACGCTGTCGTGGATGCAGCAGGAGCTGCCCCAGGGGCCCCTCAACGAGTCCGCGCACACGGGACTGGCCGTCACCGCGCGCCTGGACCGCATGATCACCGACTTGATGGACGTGCCCCGGCTGGAGCAGGGGCGGCTGGCGCCCCGCAAGGTGCCGCTCGACGCGTTCCGGCTCCTGGATGACGTGCGGCGCTCGCTGGAGAGCGTGGCCCGCGCGCGCCGGCTCACCCTGGACATCACCCTCCCCGAGGGGCTGGCCGTCCAGGGCGACGCGGACCTGCTCACGCGCGTCGTGGAGAACCTGGCCACCAATGCCCTGCGCTACGCGCCCACCGGCGGCAACGTGCGGCTGGAGGGCGGCGCCGACGCGAGAGGCCCCTGGCTGGCGGTGCACAACGACGGCCCCCCCATCCCCGCGGACCTGAGGGACAAGCTGTTCGACAAGTACGTGCAGGGCGCCCCGGAGCGCGACAGCCGCCGGGGCTACGGCCTGGGGCTGTACTTCGCCCGGCTGGCCACCGAGGCCCACGGCGGAAGGCTCGCCGTGGAGGACACGCCGGGCTGGCCCACCTCCTTCGTGGTGCGCCTGCCCGTCTGACGTCGCCCTCAGCCCCGGGCGCGCTGCTTGCGGCGCTTGAGGATGCGCTCCACGTGGGAGTTCGCGCTGGAGAGGACCGACGCCGCGTCCAGCGTGGTGAGCACGCCGTCCTTGAGCACCGGCCGTCCGTCGATGAAGACGTGGGTGACGTCGCTGGAGCGCGCCGAGTGCACCAGCGGCACCAGCACGTCCTCCGGCGTGGGCCCCGCGTGCAGACCGCTCAGGTCCACGACGGTGATGTCCGCGCGCTTGCCGGACTCGAGCGAGCCCACCTCGTCCTCCAGCCCCAGCGCCCGCGCGCCGTGCAGCGTGGCCATCTCCAGCACCCGCATGGGCGTCATCGCCAGCGGGCCCACGCGCGGGTTGTGCATCACCGCCGCGAGCCGCATCTCGTGGAAGATATCCAGCGTGTTGTTGCAGGGCGCGCCGTCCGCGCCCAGCGCCACCGACACGCCGGCCTCGAGCAGCTCCGGCACCTTGGCGATGCCGGACGCCAGCTTCAGGTTGGAGCCGGGGCAGTGGCACACCACCGTCTGCGTCTCGCGCAGAATCTCCTGCTCCTCCGCGGACAGCCACACGCAGTGGGCCAGCGTCACGTGCCGGCCCGTGAGCCCCACCGTGTGGAAGAAGTCGACGTTGTCGCGGCCGCCCGTGTACTGGCGCACCGCCTCCGTCTCCTTCGCGTTCTCGCTCGCGTGCGTGTGGATGCGCACGCCCTTCTCACGCGACAGCCGGGCCACCTCGCGCAGCAGCTCCGGCGTGCACGACAACACGAAGCGCGGCGCGAAGGCGTAGCGCAGCCGTCCCTCGTGCGTGCCGTGCCACTTCTCCAGGAGCGACTGGCTCTCGGCGAGCGAGTCGGCGGTGGACTCACGAAGGCCCGCGGGCACGCTGGCGCCCGCGTCCATCATCGCCTTGCCACCCACCAGCCGGAACCCCGCGTCCCGCGCGGACTCGAAGACCGAGTCGTAGTGGTGCACGCTGCCCATGTCGAGCGCGGCCGTGGAGCCCGAGCGGATGAGCTCCGCGAAGGTCAGGTCCGCCGACGCGCGCATGGAGGCCGCGTCGTGGGAGGCCTCGTACGGCCAGATGCGCTCGCGAAGCCAGTCGAGCAGCTCCAGCCCGTCCGCGCGGCCGCGGAACAACGTCTGGCAGGCATGCAGGTGGCCATGGATGAGGCCGGGCAGCACCACCTTGCCCGTCACGTCCACCACGCGCCGCGTGCCCCGGGCCTTCAGGCCCCGGCCCACCTTCGCGATGCGCCCGTCCTGCACGAGCACGTCCGCGCC
Encoded proteins:
- a CDS encoding ABC transporter substrate-binding protein, with translation MKLHRGPGLFLFLFLCVLGAAWVVASRMGYLDTLQARFFPSVREAVRLSPGDFPAGVSAPVADVASVPLRPVLIGFTARGSAASLLVAAGGATSLDNPAAPPGAAQGVLKTAYALDARAVLFAREEELRQALAIGAENGGVDMGFLSVDRLASWAPGLRDAAPRTLLLVGRSRGQEALAAVGVTDLAGLRGKRVGVYPFSSTHYFALWVLARAGLRTTDVRWVDLPSTLDAGRALREGRADAVVGLWGDVELAARDRGGAVLATTADAPHLVATVLVARGDFAARYPDAVRRVLRGMLDAGQAVLKDPAAGARMLGEVAPYLGDPTEAIRSAPPATLADNRAFFGLSGEAPVTYDELYQSAAALFQKLKQGPPVPLAEDTRDLGALKYVSEARGP
- a CDS encoding PspA/IM30 family protein, with amino-acid sequence MWDRLKRALRSFAGFFVSSIEDPELILEQNIRDLNDQVPKMNESIAMVRANVTLLEKENAKYKDDVRGLTAKVKAAIQAGRDDLAAQYATKLQVEKEALERNEAQLATAKLAYEKALNVKKAFMREKDKKTAEAMTAIRDARRAKWQAKVADTMESFTVAGIDSTHDEMLRKVEERTAVNEARMQMALESVDHQSAQIEEEAEKIQANELVKQFKMEMGMMDSPAPVSDVSGQTGKTIGKKVGVE
- a CDS encoding sensor histidine kinase, encoding MDIAPGWTHSSYDESLARAVDAQRRSVLGTGAAVRLVGASLFLVVTTTLWLTGGEDWTPYPLLLAPYVGVAAVLFFVRHRPEASWLGVLQAPVDVVLVYGLQHLALPISPFPAGVAGFSLGLFALVVTLSGLTLRPTVVYGTAALSSVAQAALMREAGVGWGAVLIAVVTLMMVAAVKHYGTGRLRVLAGALTRVEVDRALEARRFQEVEEARTLIARLLDEEHEKNDELRALQRDKELLTQFLVHDLRSPLSALTMTLSWMQQELPQGPLNESAHTGLAVTARLDRMITDLMDVPRLEQGRLAPRKVPLDAFRLLDDVRRSLESVARARRLTLDITLPEGLAVQGDADLLTRVVENLATNALRYAPTGGNVRLEGGADARGPWLAVHNDGPPIPADLRDKLFDKYVQGAPERDSRRGYGLGLYFARLATEAHGGRLAVEDTPGWPTSFVVRLPV
- a CDS encoding 5'-deoxyadenosine deaminase, with protein sequence MDLLLTGGTVVTMNREREVLVGADVLVQDGRIAKVGRGLKARGTRRVVDVTGKVVLPGLIHGHLHACQTLFRGRADGLELLDWLRERIWPYEASHDAASMRASADLTFAELIRSGSTAALDMGSVHHYDSVFESARDAGFRLVGGKAMMDAGASVPAGLRESTADSLAESQSLLEKWHGTHEGRLRYAFAPRFVLSCTPELLREVARLSREKGVRIHTHASENAKETEAVRQYTGGRDNVDFFHTVGLTGRHVTLAHCVWLSAEEQEILRETQTVVCHCPGSNLKLASGIAKVPELLEAGVSVALGADGAPCNNTLDIFHEMRLAAVMHNPRVGPLAMTPMRVLEMATLHGARALGLEDEVGSLESGKRADITVVDLSGLHAGPTPEDVLVPLVHSARSSDVTHVFIDGRPVLKDGVLTTLDAASVLSSANSHVERILKRRKQRARG